The Plasmodium chabaudi chabaudi strain AS genome assembly, chromosome: 14 genome contains the following window.
TATCACTATTTTTGCTGCCCGTAAATCATTTAGGCATTTCATCTGAATCCATAGGATGCCAACAAGAACCTAATATTTGAtcatttgtattatattctttCGATTTTACATCAGAATTAGtttcattaaatattttaatccTCGAAGATCTTCTAACCACATGGGAAAGTAGTGTTATAACTCTgctcatatttttttcagtaagcttaatattttttttattcatataaaaggAAGCAGTTACATTACTAATTTCTAAATGATCTAATTTAAGAGAttcaattataaattttagaTTATggtcttttatatttccattaataaaatgaaaaattactAATATCCATTCTTCAACTGGGTGTGCTCTTATAattgataaatttatagtctctaaaattagaaatgcttctataaaatttactgttttaattttataaatatccattaattttaatataaattttaataagttttcaaaaatatccTTATCTTCTTTTGTTCGTTTTTGGATGTGctctattaaaaaaatagcgaATCCTGATGCACATTTATGTTCATCAATTTTTTGgtgtttttcatttattaatgttAGTGCGTccattttgtataatatgttttcttttttaacggattttatttttgtaaattgaACTTTAGACAGTTTCCTATTTCCATCTACATCATCCTTTTTGTTGGTActacttttatttattttttcgaatactctttctttttttcctttcttgttttttactattttcacACTATTTTCTCTTATACTATCACATAAAGAACTATTGgggtttttatttttgatttcCTTTCGTTTTTCCTTATCTAATagtaacttttttttgtctttttttaagttatctgttttttcataatttttcatactccttttttttctatatattctttttttattaccagttgtattgttattatcataattgTTATCCATACTTGTTTcaaattcatttatttctttttcttcatcatataaatttatgtcGCTAAATGtgtttatattgttttcaTAGGTTTCTCCACCGTTTTCttcgtttatttttttcattgagttcctattaattttttttggctTATACTCAGTTTTCGGTCTGTTCATATATTTGGGGATTGggtctttattttttgtatttctaATACGACAATTCATTTCCTTCATTCCATGTTCGcatttatcattttggATTATAGgatttgtttctttttttttatttgaagtGTGTGAagtttctttattttcagtACGACAATCAGTATTGTCATCagtcaaaaaataaatatcataAGCATTTTCACATctttttgtaatatttttttttattccttcTACAAAACCAATCGAATTTTTGGGTATATTAAATTCTTTGTTCGATGCAATATCTTTACTCATTTTTACAGATTTCGTATTTTGGCATATCTTAGTATTTTTTCTCTCTATTTCATCATTGTTACATGTTTTAATACTAGTATTAccatcatttattttatgaaccttttctatatttttacgaTTTACATTTCTTACACATTTTGAAGAATCAACTTGTTTCTCATCTTGGGACAAAATTGTATCATCATTTGAAATATGTTTACTTCTTAACagttttgtatttttatttaaaacggatttattttgtgaatttttattttttctttctttattttttcctttttttattttattttcggCAATAACATCATTTGTATTGATACTTATATCACCATTATCAGCATTTAATTGTCTTGTTCGATATTTTAgatttttgttttgtttcttttttttcacatcaTAGTATAAGCTATTTGAATCGTCttctttattaatatgcatattattattcccTTCCTCATTATCCatataaaatgatatattccTATTACAACTTTCTACATTTGATATATTGTTTCGGTTTCTAACTATTGAATCATCATAATCTGGTGATTCTGGTAAATATTCATgagcattattttttctataaatcaattttatttcattttcttcttcctcttttttattattcctaTGAGAATAGGGATagatattaaatttatttgcatataaACCTTCAAATTGATCtgtattattttccttcccatatttttcatcatgtgagttacaaataatatttgttttactaTTACTAGgatgtttattatattttataaaatttttttccaatcCTAATGAACAATCATTTTCAATTCCTTCCGTTTTATTAGTGTCGCAATAAGTTGTATCAAAATGATATGCCTTATCTAAATCGCAGTTTTCACATTTATCAATCATATTTGCTTCTCCATATTTGAtcccatttttatcattttcataagTAGATAAAAtttcatcataatttttttctatattatttagtTGTCTATTATTTGACATACTTTTgttaaaattatcaaacatatttttataagtatttaaaattgtattttcatccgattttgttaaaactggataattattttcttcataacattttttcaatttattAGAAGGAATTACATTAtcaatttgttttattttatgtttaaaatatatttgatctttatctttttcaGTTATAGGGGAATTACTTTCAATAGATTTTTCGGTTGTACTACtaaaactttttataaCCCCATTCTTTACAAGTTTGTCTTTTTGAATAATTCCATTTTGATAATGCATTACTAATTTGCTTTCCATTCCATTTAtatcttctttattttttatatacgaTATTTCACTtcttaaaattgtattattatgtttttttccgATATCtaaaatcatattttcaGCTTTATTCGGTTCAGTATTTCCTAATGTCCCATTGtttctaaaatattttttcatatcttccctcatataaatatctgAAGCGATGCCATTCATATTTACAGAATTTAGATTTTCTCTTATTTGATTGTTTCTATAAAACGGatcatattcatttataattaaaggATTGTTGTTAGCATGACAAGAGAATGGAGGAAAGTTTTGTATGCCCTTATCAAAAATGTATGGATAAATACGTATCATTTCGTTGTGTATAGATATGCTATTATCAACTACATCATTTGGTTCACCATGTTTATACTTTTCTATActagtatttttttcatttaaataatcattaggaatgttttttaattttaaatttactaaatttgtatatggACTTTCATTTGAGTGTTTGTGGGGATATAGAGTATTGTACTCGTTTTGTTtgtttttccatttttcattttttgataaattattgttataatatatatctgTTTCAATTTCACTTGAATTGCCTTCCTTTCTATTTATGCCATTTTTCACACCCCAATTTTGCTCTCTACTACTATTATCTCTATTCTTACATATATCACTAGcactatattttaataagttGATATCAGATACCCTATTATttagcatatataatttatcttCATTTGTTGAGCTTATTATGGTTTCGTtacttttttcaatttcataattatttttaatttttatttttttcgagGTAGATAGATCATGAATATCcggatttatttttgaaatatttcttttatttttgttttcacattttgcatcattattattcaaatttttattgttattgcagcagtatgcatatacaaaGCAACATAGACTACATGTCAGAGATGCTAATATTCCTTGAACGGTAAACAAAAACACCGATGTCTGGTTATATGTCATTTAGTTCTGAAcaggtatatatatgcatatataatacatattaaaaaatatggaaaattttcaaactaaaaacaaataaatattaaaaaaattaataatattataacaatttaattttaaaacaatttaccatctttttaacaaaaataattaaacaataagacaaatatataaaaatttcaagCAACAAAACAAAAGACAGATTAATACAggctataaaaaatatattcttatatatataaggccgtctattttttattttttaatatgcataatttttattagctTTTACATATcactattttatatacattccCTTAAACCATTAATGTCTACAAAAAGTGAATAATCGAgttttgatattttatagCTATAACTATggtatagatatatatacctaGTTTACTAATGATGTACATacattattcatatttcaatatttatttgtattatgttaatataaatattttgtaaaaagaaaagcgaaaaatttaatggagatttatatttcaaaatgtTACATAGATTAAAacgaatttttaaaaacaaatcaaatttttttgccCACactaaatattatattatttttttaacagtTTGTGgtgatatttatttttctttataaaattttatacatataagtTACATACGtgatatgtaataatataaaaaagtaaaagtATAAAACTGTTATACATCGAAATgggtattaaaatatatatatatatatatatatatatatatatacagtgatatatgcatattttatgcttccttatttttaaatggaaataattattcCTACACggatttaattataaataggcttgtataaaatatgcttaTAATATCTACGTGTCGATAAAATAACTCCTTATCCTATCAAAGCATTTAAGTGTGTAACAAAATAGTggtataattaatattataaaaatatggaaataattaaacaaatttaaataagaTATAAAGACGTAATTATACGCTCTTGCaagtataattttataacaacattcatttttttcatagatatatacatgcatatGCATGTGCTGTCTTTATATTACCAAGGATGGTCCATAGCTTCAATTACATTCATCCTTTTTAAGGGATCAATCTCTAATAGGGattgaataaaattttttgctTCGGGGGATATATTATGCCAATACCTTTCATGAAATATTACCTTTTcctgatttaaaaaaaattataatatgtgCTTTAGTCTAAGTTAATATTTCAGCTTAGACATGCTCTAAAATTAGACTcgtacatatattatgcttttacataaacatatattttttgcatttcgtgatataaagaattaatagcaacttaaaaatatgtattaattttttttcttcaatttTTGGTACCTCAAATCGGGAGTACGGATAAAATGGCTTATACCCTCCCAGTAAAAGAAAGGAAATTATTCCTAATGCCCACATAtcaattttgttattaaaaCTGGATTCCTGAAAATtgttaatacaaaaatgaattcAAGGTGgtacataaaaaaggaatagaCATAGTACACATGTGCTAACAGTGATGCAAAACATAGACAAAGATAAAAGTGAGCAAGCCAAATAAATTacgattttataaaaatcgaACTTGAAATAATTCGGGAGCAATAAATCCGTAGCTTCCTCTAATTCCATTGAACGGataaaatttatcaaattcACATTTTACAGATAATCCAAAATCACATAAttttactatatatttaaatgccTTAATATTAGgatcattttttgtattttcattaatagAATGAACTAATTTTTgtgtatttaattttttaaattgattAGTAtgacatatatttatgtctgataataaatttgattCAAATAATAGTGACTCTTcatcaaaattaaataacaataaGTTTTCTAATTTCAAATCACAATGTATTATTCCTTTGATATGTAGATAATataatgcaaataatatttgacttacaattattttaacttctctttcttttaatatattaaaaccaacaaatgaatataaatctCCTATTGATGAATATTCTAAAAATACACAAATGTATTTTTCATCTTCTGCACttaatatcatatttaatatattgcaatgttttaattttttatgtatttctACTTCTGTcagtttattatattcatttattttcgaatataattctttctgctttatttttactacaagttgtattatattttctttatgtAAGTCAATATTATCAAGGCTCCGAtctttcttatttttaatttggctacttttctcatttttataatcattattatctataaaaaggttaattttttttactactCCACATTTTAAGTGTGTATTCTTGTCTTCATCTTTACATAATGTTTCTTTCTCTACATTATCAACATCATGAGACTTGTTATTATCGGTCTTATTTTGATCACAAACAATTTCAGGATTAACCTGGTTAATTTCACTATTATAAACttttgaaatataattattcttAAAAGGGgatatacttttttcttcgcattttttatatattttattgagACTTAATAGATCgatatttatacaatttgAACAATTTCCCAAAATCGAAGTTGCTGTATTATCAATTACCCATTCACACAAACAAACAGTATTTGATAATCCTCTTAAAAGTATCttaactatttttaatgtgCCTATTTCTGATATATTTAACCATctagtattattataatgttttttattattcaagCATTGAATTTCATTGcctatattttcatattttgcGTTGCAAATTATgtcagaaaaaaatgacatCGGAACTTTTTCCAAAGGCATGCTTGTGTATGCTTTATTCTATATTAAATTCAAacggaaaaataaatttaaaaaaataaagaatgcATAAGCAAGTAAATCCATAAATGAATAACGAAATTAATGACAAAATTAATGACAAAATGGgaatggaaaataaaacacgGAAAACCCTCAAGGGAATAAAAAACGATGATATAGATAAAGcgaataaacaaatttcatttaattttgctATTCAAATagttgataaaaaaagtgtTAAAAGTGTGAAATATTTTGGACGCCAATAATTTGTGcacatatgtatgcatatgcaaAAGTTGATGAACATActtttgttatttatacatatgtatttCACGTTTTCCTTTTAGATCATATTGCAAAGCCAAAGTGTGGTGTGATTTGTTAAAGCAagtaaaatacaaattaaaaatatttttcacaaaaaaataatattcctattcttttataagcccttatattgtatattattattttttcaccattttatatttcatattttcaaaacaatattttaatagttTTTCTAATGCAGCTATATAGTTGTAAATTGCACAATTtcgaattatatatattcatttatgtgtgcacatatataaataacttatatatattccatcaatttttaatacattcttaagtatattttattagagacatcatatattatgatataggacattttatataaataatatatttt
Protein-coding sequences here:
- a CDS encoding calcium/calmodulin-dependent protein kinase, putative → MSFFSDIICNAKYENIGNEIQCLNNKKHYNNTRWLNISEIGTLKIVKILLRGLSNTVCLCEWVIDNTATSILGNCSNCINIDLLSLNKIYKKCEEKSISPFKNNYISKVYNSEINQVNPEIVCDQNKTDNNKSHDVDNVEKETLCKDEDKNTHLKCGVVKKINLFIDNNDYKNEKSSQIKNKKDRSLDNIDLHKENIIQLVVKIKQKELYSKINEYNKLTEVEIHKKLKHCNILNMILSAEDEKYICVFLEYSSIGDLYSFVGFNILKEREVKIIVSQILFALYYLHIKGIIHCDLKLENLLLFNFDEESLLFESNLLSDINICHTNQFKKLNTQKLVHSINENTKNDPNIKAFKYIVKLCDFGLSVKCEFDKFYPFNGIRGSYGFIAPELFQESSFNNKIDMWALGIISFLLLGGYKPFYPYSRFEEKVIFHERYWHNISPEAKNFIQSLLEIDPLKRMNVIEAMDHPWIRSYFIDT